Proteins encoded within one genomic window of Citrobacter amalonaticus Y19:
- a CDS encoding HlyD family secretion protein, translating to MTLKTLKYFSTIVIAALAVLAGWFMWNYYMQSPWTRDGKVRAEQVSITPQVSGTIVELQVKDNQFVNAGDLLFRIDKTPFHIAELNAQAQLAKAQSELAKANNEANRRRHLSQNVISAEELDTANLNVKAMQASVDVAQATLRQAQWQLAQTDVHAPVSGWITNLSTRTGNFATTGQPLFALVDSHSFYVMGYFEETKLRHIRVGAPAQITLYSGNIKLQGHVSSIGRAIYDQSVESDSGLVPDIKPNVPWVRLAQRVPVRIEFDQLPHDVTLVSGTTCSVAIGK from the coding sequence ATGACGCTGAAAACACTGAAGTATTTCTCCACGATTGTGATTGCCGCCCTCGCCGTTCTGGCGGGATGGTTTATGTGGAATTATTACATGCAATCGCCCTGGACGCGTGACGGGAAGGTGCGCGCTGAACAGGTCAGCATTACACCGCAGGTGTCTGGCACCATTGTCGAACTCCAGGTGAAGGATAACCAGTTCGTCAACGCCGGCGATCTGCTTTTCCGCATTGATAAGACCCCTTTTCATATCGCCGAACTCAATGCGCAGGCCCAACTGGCTAAAGCGCAATCGGAACTGGCAAAGGCCAACAATGAAGCCAACCGCCGCCGCCATTTATCGCAGAACGTGATTTCCGCTGAGGAGTTAGATACCGCTAATCTGAACGTCAAAGCGATGCAGGCAAGTGTAGACGTCGCTCAGGCGACGCTCAGACAGGCACAATGGCAACTGGCGCAGACGGATGTCCATGCCCCGGTCTCCGGCTGGATAACCAATCTGTCAACGCGTACCGGTAACTTCGCTACCACCGGGCAACCGCTGTTTGCCCTCGTGGATAGCCACTCCTTCTATGTGATGGGCTATTTTGAAGAGACCAAGTTGCGTCATATCCGCGTGGGCGCGCCTGCCCAAATTACGCTTTACAGTGGTAATATTAAGTTACAGGGTCACGTATCCAGCATTGGTCGCGCCATTTACGACCAAAGCGTGGAGAGCGATTCCGGACTGGTGCCGGATATCAAACCTAACGTCCCCTGGGTGCGTCTGGCGCAGCGCGTTCCGGTACGTATCGAATTTGATCAACTCCCCCATGACGTGACGCTCGTTTCCGGTACGACCTGTAGCGTGGCGATCGGCAAATAA
- a CDS encoding DUF1656 domain-containing protein, translating into MPLQDLVIGASVYFPPLFKAFALGFLLWLFIHRLLRERIYSGDIWHPLLMDLSIFALCVCSGLFLLVAW; encoded by the coding sequence ATGCCCTTACAAGACCTGGTGATTGGCGCATCTGTTTACTTCCCACCACTGTTCAAGGCCTTTGCGCTGGGCTTTCTCCTGTGGCTTTTCATTCATCGCCTGCTGCGTGAACGCATCTATTCCGGCGACATCTGGCATCCTTTATTAATGGATCTGTCGATTTTTGCCCTCTGCGTCTGTTCGGGTCTTTTTCTATTGGTTGCGTGGTAA
- the slyA gene encoding transcriptional regulator SlyA: MKLESPLGSDLARLVRIWRALIDHRLKPLELTQTHWVTLHNIHQLPPDQSQIQLAKAIGIEQPSLVRTLDQLEEKGLISRQTCVSDRRAKRIKLTEKAEPLIADMEAVINKTRGEILEGITAQEIDLLIKLITRLEHNIIELQSHD; the protein is encoded by the coding sequence ATGAAATTGGAATCGCCATTAGGTTCTGATCTGGCACGGTTGGTGCGCATTTGGCGTGCTTTGATAGACCACCGTCTTAAGCCTCTGGAATTGACGCAGACACACTGGGTAACGCTGCATAATATTCATCAATTGCCACCGGATCAATCACAGATACAACTGGCAAAAGCGATTGGCATTGAACAGCCGTCACTGGTACGCACGCTGGATCAGCTCGAAGAGAAAGGGCTCATTTCACGTCAAACCTGTGTCAGTGATCGTCGTGCTAAACGTATAAAGCTAACGGAAAAGGCAGAGCCGCTGATTGCCGACATGGAAGCGGTTATCAATAAAACGCGTGGTGAAATTCTGGAAGGGATTACTGCGCAGGAAATTGACCTGCTGATCAAACTGATCACCCGACTTGAACACAATATTATTGAGCTCCAGTCGCACGATTAA
- the slyB gene encoding outer membrane lipoprotein SlyB: MIKRVLIVSLAGLSLVGCSNTDSLSGDVYTASEAKQVQNVTYGTIVNVRPVKIQAGDNENVIGAIGGAVLGGFLGNTVGGGTGRSLATAAGAVAGGVAGQGVQGAMNKTQGVELEIRKDDGNTIMVVQKQGDTRFSAGQRVVLASNGRQVTVSPR, translated from the coding sequence ATGATTAAACGTGTGCTGATCGTTTCACTGGCAGGCTTGTCTCTGGTGGGTTGTTCCAACACAGATAGCCTTTCAGGTGATGTCTACACCGCCTCCGAAGCGAAGCAGGTGCAGAATGTCACCTACGGTACGATTGTAAACGTCCGTCCGGTTAAAATTCAGGCCGGTGATAATGAAAACGTGATCGGCGCCATTGGCGGTGCCGTGCTCGGCGGCTTCCTGGGGAATACGGTCGGTGGCGGTACGGGTCGTTCCCTGGCAACCGCGGCAGGTGCTGTCGCCGGTGGTGTCGCCGGTCAAGGCGTACAGGGCGCGATGAACAAAACGCAGGGCGTTGAGCTGGAAATCCGCAAGGATGATGGCAACACCATTATGGTTGTTCAGAAACAAGGGGATACGCGTTTCTCTGCAGGACAACGTGTCGTACTGGCCAGCAACGGTCGCCAGGTTACCGTCTCTCCGCGCTAA
- the anmK gene encoding anhydro-N-acetylmuramic acid kinase, giving the protein MKSGRYIGVMSGTSLDGVDVILATIDDTMVAQQGSLTWPMPVSLKQAILDICQGQSLTLSQFGQLDVQLGMLFAEAVNALLAQEKLRPQDIVAIGCHGQTVWHEPGGVAPHTLQIGDNNQIVARTGITVVGDFRRRDIALGGQGAPLVPAFHQALLAHPTERRMVLNIGGIANLSLLMPGQPVRGYDTGPGNMLMDAWIWRQCGKPYDKDAQWACGGTVIIPLLQNMLSDPWFSLPAPKSTGREYFNYGWIERQLAAFPGISPRDVQATLTELTAVTISEQVLLSGGCERLMVCGGGSRNPLLMTRLAGLLPGTEVTTTDEAGISGDDMEALAFAWLAWRTLASLPGNLPSVTGAREASVLGAVFPANPRTQS; this is encoded by the coding sequence ATGAAATCGGGCCGTTATATTGGCGTGATGTCTGGCACCAGTCTTGATGGTGTCGATGTAATACTGGCGACGATTGATGACACGATGGTGGCCCAACAGGGGAGTCTTACCTGGCCGATGCCTGTTTCTCTTAAACAGGCGATTCTCGATATCTGTCAGGGACAATCCCTGACGCTCTCTCAGTTTGGTCAGCTTGATGTCCAGTTGGGCATGCTGTTCGCAGAGGCGGTAAACGCGCTGCTGGCACAGGAAAAACTGCGCCCACAAGACATTGTCGCCATCGGCTGTCACGGGCAAACCGTGTGGCATGAACCAGGCGGCGTTGCACCGCACACGTTGCAGATTGGTGATAACAATCAGATTGTGGCGCGTACCGGTATCACGGTGGTCGGCGATTTCCGTCGTCGGGATATCGCGCTGGGCGGACAGGGTGCGCCACTGGTGCCCGCATTTCATCAGGCGCTGCTCGCGCATCCGACAGAGCGAAGAATGGTGCTCAACATTGGCGGCATTGCGAATCTGTCGTTGTTGATGCCGGGGCAACCCGTTCGCGGATACGACACCGGGCCTGGCAATATGCTGATGGATGCCTGGATCTGGCGGCAGTGCGGTAAGCCCTATGATAAAGATGCGCAATGGGCCTGCGGCGGCACGGTGATTATTCCGTTGCTGCAAAACATGCTCAGTGACCCCTGGTTCTCGCTCCCCGCGCCGAAAAGTACCGGGCGGGAATACTTCAACTACGGCTGGATCGAACGCCAGCTGGCGGCGTTCCCGGGGATTAGCCCGCGAGATGTCCAGGCGACGCTGACGGAACTGACGGCGGTCACCATCTCCGAACAGGTGCTGCTGAGCGGGGGTTGTGAGCGCCTGATGGTTTGCGGCGGCGGCAGTCGAAATCCGTTGCTGATGACACGCCTGGCGGGACTGCTGCCGGGAACCGAAGTGACCACCACCGATGAAGCCGGGATTAGCGGCGATGATATGGAAGCGCTGGCGTTTGCATGGCTGGCGTGGCGCACGCTTGCCAGTCTTCCGGGCAATCTGCCGTCGGTCACCGGTGCCCGTGAAGCGAGTGTGTTGGGTGCTGTTTTCCCTGCCAACCCGCGAACTCAGAGTTAA
- the mliC gene encoding C-type lysozyme inhibitor, which produces MKKLLLICFPLMLSGCSVYNQFVERMQTDTLEYQCDEKPLTVKLNNTRQEVNFVYDNKLLNLKQGISASGARYTDGIYVFWSKGDGATVYKRDRIVLNNCQLQNPKR; this is translated from the coding sequence ATGAAAAAACTGCTACTCATCTGTTTCCCGCTTATGCTGTCCGGTTGCAGCGTCTACAACCAGTTTGTTGAGCGCATGCAAACGGACACGCTGGAATACCAGTGTGATGAAAAACCGCTGACGGTGAAATTGAATAATACCCGTCAGGAGGTGAATTTTGTTTATGACAACAAACTGCTCAATCTGAAGCAGGGCATCTCGGCGTCAGGCGCGCGTTATACCGACGGAATTTATGTGTTCTGGTCGAAAGGCGACGGTGCGACCGTCTACAAACGTGACCGTATCGTGCTGAATAACTGCCAGTTACAAAACCCGAAGCGTTGA
- the pdxH gene encoding pyridoxamine 5'-phosphate oxidase, producing the protein MSDNDELQQIAHLRREYTKGGLRRRDLPAEPLTLFERWLAQACDARLADPTAMVVATVDENGQPYQRIVLLKHYDEKGLVFYTNLGSRKAHQIEKNPRISLLFPWHMLERQVMVTGKAERLSTLEVVKYFHSRPRDSQIGAWVSKQSSRISARGILESKFLELKQKFQQGEVPLPSFWGGFRVSIEQMEFWQGGEHRLHDRFLYQRENNAWKIDRLAP; encoded by the coding sequence ATGTCTGATAACGACGAATTGCAGCAAATCGCGCATCTGCGCCGTGAATATACCAAAGGCGGTCTGCGCCGCCGCGATCTTCCCGCTGAGCCGTTAACCCTTTTCGAACGCTGGCTGGCTCAGGCATGTGATGCCAGACTCGCGGATCCCACCGCCATGGTCGTGGCGACCGTTGACGAAAATGGCCAACCTTATCAGCGTATTGTGTTGTTGAAACACTACGATGAAAAAGGTCTGGTGTTCTACACCAACCTCGGCAGCCGTAAAGCACATCAAATCGAAAAAAATCCGCGGATCAGCCTGCTGTTTCCCTGGCATATGCTGGAACGTCAGGTGATGGTCACTGGCAAAGCCGAGCGCTTATCGACGCTGGAAGTGGTGAAGTACTTTCACAGTCGTCCGCGTGACAGCCAGATCGGTGCCTGGGTGTCGAAACAGTCCAGCCGCATTTCCGCGCGCGGGATCCTCGAAAGCAAATTCCTCGAACTAAAACAGAAATTCCAGCAGGGCGAAGTGCCGCTGCCCAGTTTCTGGGGCGGATTCCGCGTCAGCATTGAGCAGATGGAGTTCTGGCAGGGCGGTGAACACCGACTGCATGACCGCTTTCTCTACCAGCGTGAAAATAACGCATGGAAAATTGACCGTCTCGCACCATAA
- the tyrS gene encoding tyrosine--tRNA ligase, with translation MASSNLIKQLQERGLVAQVTDEEALAERLAQGPIALYCGFDPTADSLHLGHLVPLLCLKRFQQAGHKPVALVGGATGLIGDPSFKAAERKLNTEDTVQEWVDKIRKQVAPFLDFDCGDNSAIAANNYDWFGNMNVLTFLRDIGKHFSVNQMINKEAVKQRLNRDDQGISFTEFSYNLLQGYDFACLNKLHGVALQIGGSDQWGNITSGIDLTRRLHQNQVFGLTVPLITKADGTKFGKTEGGAVWLDPKKTSPYKFYQFWINTADADVYRFLKFFTFMDLEEINALEEEDKNSGKAPRAQYVLAEQVTRLVHGEEGLVAAKRITESLFNGTLSDLSEADFEQLAQDGVPMVEMDKGADLMQALVDSELQPSRGQARKTIASNAITINGEKQSDPEYTFVDGDRLFGRYTLLRRGKKNYCLVCWK, from the coding sequence ATGGCAAGCAGTAACTTGATTAAACAATTGCAAGAGCGGGGGCTGGTCGCCCAGGTGACGGACGAGGAAGCGTTAGCAGAGCGACTGGCGCAAGGCCCGATCGCGCTCTATTGCGGCTTCGACCCAACCGCTGACAGCTTGCATTTGGGGCATCTGGTTCCCTTGTTATGCCTGAAACGCTTCCAGCAGGCAGGTCACAAACCTGTGGCGCTGGTCGGCGGCGCGACCGGTCTGATTGGCGACCCGAGTTTTAAAGCCGCCGAGCGTAAACTGAACACCGAAGACACCGTTCAGGAGTGGGTAGACAAAATCCGCAAACAGGTTGCTCCGTTCCTGGATTTCGACTGCGGCGACAACTCCGCTATCGCGGCGAACAACTATGACTGGTTCGGCAACATGAATGTGTTGACCTTCCTGCGCGATATCGGTAAGCATTTCTCTGTCAACCAGATGATCAACAAAGAAGCGGTGAAGCAGCGTCTGAACCGTGACGATCAGGGGATCTCCTTCACCGAGTTCTCCTACAACCTGTTACAGGGTTATGATTTTGCCTGCCTGAATAAACTGCATGGCGTGGCGCTGCAAATCGGCGGTTCCGATCAGTGGGGTAACATTACTTCCGGGATCGACCTGACGCGTCGTCTGCATCAGAATCAGGTCTTCGGTCTGACCGTTCCGCTGATCACGAAAGCCGACGGCACCAAGTTCGGGAAAACCGAAGGCGGCGCAGTGTGGCTGGATCCGAAGAAAACCAGTCCGTACAAATTCTACCAGTTCTGGATCAACACGGCGGACGCCGACGTGTATCGTTTCCTGAAGTTCTTCACTTTCATGGATCTTGAAGAGATCAATGCGCTGGAAGAAGAAGACAAGAACAGCGGTAAAGCGCCGCGTGCTCAATATGTGCTGGCCGAACAGGTCACGCGTCTGGTGCACGGTGAAGAAGGTCTTGTTGCGGCGAAACGCATCACGGAGAGCCTGTTCAACGGCACGCTGAGCGATTTGAGCGAAGCAGACTTCGAACAACTGGCGCAGGATGGCGTGCCGATGGTTGAGATGGATAAAGGCGCGGACCTGATGCAGGCGCTGGTGGATTCCGAACTGCAGCCGTCTCGTGGTCAGGCGCGTAAGACCATTGCGTCAAACGCGATTACCATTAACGGTGAGAAGCAGTCAGATCCGGAATACACCTTCGTTGACGGCGATCGTCTGTTTGGTCGCTATACGCTGTTGCGTCGTGGTAAGAAGAATTACTGTCTGGTGTGCTGGAAGTAA
- the pdxY gene encoding pyridoxal kinase PdxY gives MKNILAIQSHVVFGHAGNSAAEFPMRRLGANVWPLNTVQFSNHTQYGKWTGCVMPPSHLTEIVQGIADIDQLKRCDAVLSGYLGSAEQGEHILGIVRQVKAANPAAKYFCDPVMGHPEKGCIVAPGVAEFHVRHALPASDIIAPNLIELEILCEHAVNSVDDAVAAARELIAQGPEIVLVKHLARAGYSQDRFEMLLVTVDDAWHISRPLVDFGARQPVGVGDVTSGLLLVKLLQGATNQQALEHVTAAVYEIMIATKAMQEYELQVVAAQDRIAKPEHYFSATQL, from the coding sequence ATGAAGAATATTCTCGCCATCCAGTCCCACGTTGTTTTTGGACATGCTGGCAATAGCGCCGCGGAATTTCCGATGCGCCGCCTGGGTGCCAACGTCTGGCCCCTCAATACGGTTCAGTTCTCTAATCACACGCAGTACGGAAAATGGACGGGCTGTGTCATGCCGCCCTCACATCTGACGGAGATTGTGCAGGGCATCGCCGATATCGATCAACTCAAGCGCTGCGATGCGGTGCTGAGCGGTTACCTGGGCTCAGCCGAACAGGGCGAGCATATTCTGGGGATCGTGCGGCAGGTGAAAGCGGCCAACCCGGCGGCGAAATATTTTTGTGATCCGGTGATGGGACATCCGGAAAAGGGCTGCATCGTCGCCCCCGGCGTCGCCGAATTTCATGTTCGTCACGCGTTGCCTGCCAGCGATATCATTGCGCCGAATCTGATCGAGCTGGAAATCCTCTGCGAACACGCGGTGAACAGCGTGGACGACGCCGTTGCCGCCGCCCGTGAGTTAATCGCGCAGGGACCGGAGATTGTGCTGGTAAAACATCTGGCGCGCGCGGGTTACAGTCAGGATCGTTTTGAAATGCTGCTGGTCACTGTCGACGACGCCTGGCACATCAGCCGTCCGCTGGTGGATTTCGGCGCACGTCAACCGGTCGGCGTTGGCGATGTGACCAGTGGGTTGCTGTTAGTGAAGTTGTTGCAGGGAGCGACAAACCAGCAGGCGCTGGAGCATGTCACCGCGGCGGTGTATGAGATTATGATTGCCACCAAAGCGATGCAGGAATATGAACTGCAGGTGGTTGCCGCACAGGACAGGATCGCTAAACCAGAGCATTACTTTAGCGCCACACAACTCTGA
- the gstA gene encoding glutathione transferase GstA codes for MKLFYKPGACSLASHITLRESGKDFTLDGVDLMKKRLENGDDFFAVNPKGQVPALLLDDGTLLTEGVAIMQYLADSVPDRQLLAPVSSISRYKTLEWLNYIATELHKGFTPLFRPDTPEEYKPTVRALLEKKMQYVDASLKEGQWICGSRFTIADAYLFTVLRWAYAVKLNMDGLDHIAAYMKRMAERPGVAAALKAEGIQ; via the coding sequence ATGAAACTGTTCTACAAGCCAGGCGCCTGCTCTCTTGCTTCCCACATTACCCTTCGCGAGAGTGGGAAAGATTTCACGCTGGATGGCGTGGATTTGATGAAGAAGCGTCTGGAAAACGGCGATGATTTTTTCGCGGTCAACCCAAAAGGACAGGTTCCCGCCCTGCTGCTTGATGACGGCACGCTGTTGACCGAAGGCGTGGCGATTATGCAGTACCTCGCCGATAGCGTTCCTGACCGCCAGCTGTTGGCTCCCGTGAGCAGCATCTCGCGCTATAAGACGCTGGAGTGGCTTAACTACATTGCAACCGAGTTGCACAAAGGCTTCACGCCGTTGTTTCGCCCTGATACGCCAGAAGAGTACAAACCGACCGTTCGCGCGCTGCTGGAGAAGAAAATGCAGTACGTTGATGCTTCCCTCAAAGAGGGACAATGGATTTGCGGCTCGCGTTTCACTATCGCAGATGCCTACCTGTTCACCGTGCTGCGCTGGGCGTATGCGGTGAAACTCAATATGGATGGGTTAGACCATATCGCGGCGTATATGAAGCGCATGGCTGAGCGTCCGGGCGTTGCGGCAGCGTTGAAGGCGGAAGGAATACAGTAA
- the dtpA gene encoding dipeptide/tripeptide permease DtpA, with protein MSTANKKPTESVSLNAFKQPKAFYLIFSIELWERFGYYGLQGIMAVYLVKQLGMSEADSITLFSSFSALVYGLVAIGGWLGDKVLGTKRVIMLGAVVLAIGYALVAWSGHDAGVVYMGMAAIAVGNGLFKANPSSLLSTCYAKDDPRLDGAFTMYYMSVNIGSFFSMLATPWLAAHYGWSTAFALSVVGMLITVVNFAFCQRWVKNYGSKPDFEPINIRNLLLTIVGVIALVAIATWLLHNQQIARMVLGVIALGIVFIFGKEAFAMQGAARRKMIVAFILMLEAIIFFVLYSQMPTSLNFFAIRNVEHSILGIAFEPEQYQALNPFWIIIGSPILAAIYNKMGDTLPMPTKFAIGMVLCSGAFLILPLGAKFATDAGIVSVNWLIICYGLQSIGELMISGLGLAMVAQLVPQRLMGFIMGSWFLTTAGANIIGGYVASMMAVPENVTDPLMSLEVYGRVFLQIGVATAVIAVLMLLTAPKLNRMTQDDEPRENASKTAAA; from the coding sequence GTGTCTACTGCAAACAAGAAACCAACGGAAAGCGTCAGTCTTAACGCTTTCAAACAACCGAAGGCGTTCTATCTCATCTTCTCGATTGAGCTCTGGGAGCGTTTCGGTTATTACGGCTTACAAGGAATTATGGCCGTTTACCTGGTTAAACAACTGGGTATGTCTGAAGCGGATTCAATCACTCTTTTCTCATCCTTTAGCGCCCTGGTTTACGGTCTGGTCGCCATTGGTGGCTGGTTAGGTGACAAAGTTCTGGGTACCAAACGCGTCATTATGCTCGGCGCGGTAGTACTGGCTATCGGTTATGCCCTGGTGGCATGGTCCGGACACGATGCCGGTGTCGTTTATATGGGGATGGCCGCCATTGCCGTCGGTAATGGCCTGTTTAAAGCGAACCCGTCCTCACTGCTTTCGACCTGCTACGCGAAAGATGACCCGCGTCTTGATGGCGCCTTTACGATGTACTACATGTCCGTCAACATCGGTTCATTCTTCTCTATGCTGGCAACACCGTGGCTGGCCGCGCATTACGGTTGGAGCACCGCGTTCGCGCTGAGCGTCGTCGGTATGCTGATAACCGTAGTGAACTTCGCGTTCTGCCAGCGTTGGGTGAAAAACTACGGTTCTAAACCTGACTTCGAACCCATCAACATCCGCAACCTGCTGCTGACCATCGTCGGCGTTATCGCGCTGGTCGCGATTGCGACCTGGCTGCTGCACAACCAGCAAATCGCCCGTATGGTTCTGGGTGTGATCGCACTCGGTATCGTCTTTATCTTCGGTAAAGAAGCGTTCGCGATGCAGGGTGCCGCGCGTCGTAAAATGATCGTGGCGTTCATCCTGATGCTGGAAGCGATCATCTTCTTCGTACTGTACAGCCAGATGCCGACGTCGCTGAACTTCTTCGCTATTCGTAACGTTGAGCACTCTATCCTTGGCATCGCGTTCGAACCTGAACAGTATCAGGCGCTGAACCCGTTCTGGATCATCATCGGTAGCCCTATCCTCGCCGCTATCTATAACAAGATGGGCGACACCCTGCCGATGCCGACGAAGTTTGCCATTGGTATGGTGCTGTGTTCTGGCGCGTTCCTGATCCTGCCGCTGGGCGCAAAATTCGCGACCGATGCGGGCATCGTATCCGTGAACTGGCTGATCATCTGCTACGGTCTGCAAAGTATCGGTGAGCTGATGATTTCCGGTCTGGGTCTGGCCATGGTGGCACAACTGGTTCCACAGCGTCTGATGGGCTTCATCATGGGTAGCTGGTTCCTTACTACCGCCGGCGCCAACATCATTGGCGGTTATGTCGCCAGCATGATGGCAGTTCCTGAAAACGTGACCGATCCGCTGATGTCTCTGGAAGTGTATGGTCGCGTGTTCCTGCAGATTGGTGTGGCGACCGCCGTGATCGCTGTTCTGATGCTGCTGACGGCGCCGAAACTGAACCGCATGACTCAGGACGACGAGCCTCGCGAAAACGCGTCTAAAACCGCTGCCGCGTAA
- the nth gene encoding endonuclease III, producing MNKAKRLEILTRLRANNPHPTTELNFSSPFELLIAVLLSAQATDVSVNKATAKLYPIANTPAAMLELGVEGVKSYIKTIGLFNSKAENVIKTCRILLEQHHGEVPEDRAALEALPGVGRKTANVVLNTAFGWPTIAVDTHIFRVCNRTQFAPGKNVEQVEEKLLKVVPAEFKVDCHHWLILHGRYTCIARKPRCGSCIIEDLCEFKEKVDI from the coding sequence ATGAATAAAGCGAAGCGGTTAGAGATATTAACCCGATTACGTGCGAACAATCCGCATCCGACCACCGAGCTGAATTTCAGCTCGCCCTTTGAGCTGTTAATAGCCGTGCTGCTGTCTGCGCAGGCGACGGATGTCAGCGTGAACAAGGCTACAGCGAAACTCTACCCGATTGCCAATACCCCCGCCGCCATGCTGGAACTCGGCGTTGAAGGGGTCAAATCCTACATCAAAACGATCGGCCTGTTTAACAGCAAAGCCGAGAATGTGATTAAGACCTGCCGTATCCTGCTTGAGCAACATCATGGCGAGGTGCCAGAAGATCGTGCGGCGCTTGAAGCGCTACCGGGTGTGGGCCGCAAGACGGCGAACGTCGTGCTGAATACGGCCTTCGGCTGGCCAACCATCGCCGTCGACACGCATATCTTTCGCGTCTGTAACCGTACCCAGTTTGCCCCCGGCAAGAACGTTGAGCAGGTGGAGGAGAAATTACTGAAGGTGGTTCCTGCTGAATTTAAGGTCGACTGTCACCACTGGCTTATTCTGCACGGACGCTATACCTGTATTGCCCGCAAACCACGCTGTGGTTCCTGTATCATCGAAGATCTTTGTGAATTCAAAGAGAAGGTGGATATCTGA
- a CDS encoding electron transport complex subunit E — MSEIKDVIVQGLWKNNSALVQLLGMCPLLAVTSTATNALGLGLATTLVLTLTNLTISALRRWTPAEIRIPIYVMIIASVVSAVQMLINAYAFGLYQSLGIFIPLIVTNCIVVGRAEAFAAKKGPALSALDGFSIGMGATGAMFVLGSLREIIGNGTLFDGADGLLGNWAKVLRVEIFHTDSPFLLAMLPPGAFIGLGLMLAVKYLIDEKMKKRRASAAVATELPSGEPGNAS, encoded by the coding sequence ATGAGTGAAATTAAAGACGTCATCGTTCAGGGATTGTGGAAGAACAACTCTGCGCTGGTGCAGCTACTGGGGATGTGTCCGTTACTGGCGGTTACCTCAACCGCCACCAACGCCCTCGGGCTGGGGCTTGCCACGACGCTGGTGCTGACGCTGACCAACCTGACCATCTCCGCGCTGCGCCGCTGGACGCCAGCCGAAATTCGTATCCCGATTTACGTGATGATCATCGCCTCGGTGGTCAGTGCGGTACAAATGCTGATCAACGCCTACGCCTTTGGTCTTTACCAGTCACTGGGGATCTTTATCCCGCTGATCGTGACCAACTGCATTGTGGTGGGACGCGCGGAAGCCTTTGCCGCCAAAAAGGGCCCGGCGCTGTCGGCGCTGGACGGCTTCTCCATTGGGATGGGGGCAACCGGCGCCATGTTTGTGCTGGGTTCCCTGCGCGAGATAATCGGCAATGGCACGCTGTTTGATGGTGCGGATGGACTGCTCGGCAACTGGGCGAAGGTGCTGCGCGTGGAAATTTTCCACACCGACTCTCCTTTCTTGCTGGCGATGTTACCGCCTGGCGCATTTATTGGACTGGGACTGATGCTGGCGGTGAAATATCTCATTGATGAGAAGATGAAAAAACGCCGCGCCAGTGCGGCCGTCGCGACGGAGTTGCCCTCCGGTGAACCAGGGAATGCCTCATGA
- the rsxG gene encoding electron transport complex subunit RsxG has protein sequence MLKTIRKHGITLALFAAGSTGLTAAINLMTKTTIDEQAAIQQKALFDQVLPADRYNNRLQDRCVVVSATALGKGEHRVYIAEQDGTPVAAVLETTAPDGYSGAIQLLVGADFSGTVLGTRVTEHHETPGLGDKIELRLSDWITGFSGKKIQGDNDSHWAVKKDGGDFDQFTGATITPRAVVNAVRRAGLYAQTLPAQLPQLPACGE, from the coding sequence ATGCTGAAAACGATTCGTAAACATGGCATCACCCTGGCGCTGTTTGCGGCAGGGTCGACCGGACTGACCGCCGCCATCAACCTGATGACCAAAACCACCATTGATGAGCAGGCGGCCATTCAGCAAAAGGCGCTGTTTGATCAGGTTCTGCCTGCCGATCGCTATAATAACCGTTTGCAGGATCGCTGCGTCGTGGTCAGCGCGACCGCTCTGGGGAAAGGCGAACATCGCGTCTATATTGCTGAGCAGGACGGTACGCCCGTGGCGGCCGTGCTGGAGACGACGGCGCCGGATGGTTATTCCGGCGCGATTCAGTTACTGGTCGGTGCCGACTTCAGCGGCACGGTTTTGGGTACCCGCGTAACGGAACACCATGAAACGCCGGGTCTGGGCGATAAAATTGAACTGCGTCTGTCAGACTGGATCACCGGTTTCAGCGGTAAAAAGATTCAGGGTGATAACGACAGCCACTGGGCCGTGAAAAAAGATGGCGGCGATTTTGACCAGTTTACCGGGGCGACAATTACGCCGCGTGCGGTGGTCAATGCCGTCAGGCGTGCGGGGCTGTATGCCCAAACGCTGCCTGCGCAATTGCCCCAACTTCCGGCCTGCGGAGAGTAA